A single genomic interval of Methylocystis sp. IM3 harbors:
- a CDS encoding MBL fold metallo-hydrolase, whose product MTLAVTILGCASSGGVPRVGQGWGKCNPDNPKNRRRRCSILVTRGHAQDGTQVLVDTGPDLREQLVAADVIRLDAVLYTHPHADHTHGIDDVRGLVIRNGRRIPAYMDEPTSRDVSHKFGYIFVTPPGSYYPPLMTEHRLHTGRPVTIEGPGGPIEATPFRLDHGDMDALGFRFGNIAYTPDLHAVPPESARFLEGLDLWIIDALRWQRHGTHLSVEQALALIDQFRPRRAILTDLHVDLDYDALAATLPANVEPAYDGLRIEV is encoded by the coding sequence GTGACGCTCGCCGTCACGATTCTCGGCTGCGCTTCGTCGGGCGGCGTGCCGCGCGTCGGGCAGGGCTGGGGCAAGTGCAATCCGGACAACCCCAAGAACCGCCGCCGCCGCTGCTCGATTCTGGTCACGCGCGGCCATGCGCAGGACGGGACGCAGGTTCTCGTCGACACCGGTCCCGATCTGCGCGAGCAACTCGTCGCGGCGGATGTCATCCGGCTCGACGCCGTGCTCTACACCCATCCGCACGCCGACCATACGCATGGGATCGACGACGTGCGCGGGCTCGTTATCCGCAACGGCCGGCGCATTCCCGCCTATATGGACGAGCCGACCTCCCGCGACGTCTCCCACAAGTTCGGCTACATCTTCGTCACGCCGCCCGGCAGCTATTATCCGCCGCTGATGACCGAGCACCGGCTGCATACGGGCCGGCCCGTGACCATCGAGGGTCCGGGCGGACCGATTGAGGCGACGCCGTTTCGCCTCGACCACGGCGACATGGACGCGCTCGGCTTCCGCTTCGGGAACATCGCCTATACGCCAGACCTTCACGCCGTTCCGCCGGAAAGCGCGCGCTTTCTAGAGGGTCTCGACCTCTGGATCATCGACGCGCTGCGCTGGCAGCGGCACGGAACCCATCTCTCGGTCGAACAGGCGCTGGCGCTCATCGACCAGTTCCGGCCGCGCCGCGCCATACTAACCGACCTCCATGTCGATCTCGACTACGACGCGCTCGCCGCGA
- a CDS encoding TatD family hydrolase, protein MLIDTHCHLDFPDFAPEQADIVARARARGVGRMITISTHLSRFDRVKAVAEAYPDVFFTVGTHPHHSHEEAEPTVEQLVELSRHPKCVGLGEAGLDYHYDHAPHEVAQRVFRTHIAAARETGLPLVIHTRDADADCAAILEEEMGKGAFPALLHCFTSSRQLAETAVGLGLYISFSGVVTFKNSAELRETAKAVPLERMLVETDAPFLAPVPHRGKRNEPAFVADTARLLAELKGVSEADFARATTENALRLFSKMPPLEKAA, encoded by the coding sequence ATGCTCATCGACACCCATTGCCATCTCGACTTTCCCGATTTCGCCCCCGAACAGGCGGACATTGTCGCCAGAGCGCGGGCGCGCGGCGTCGGGCGCATGATCACCATCTCCACCCATCTCTCCCGCTTCGACCGGGTGAAAGCCGTCGCCGAAGCCTATCCGGACGTGTTCTTCACCGTCGGGACGCACCCGCATCATTCGCATGAGGAGGCCGAGCCGACGGTCGAACAGCTCGTCGAGCTCTCGCGCCACCCGAAATGCGTCGGGCTCGGCGAAGCCGGGCTCGATTATCATTACGACCACGCGCCCCATGAAGTGGCGCAGCGCGTCTTTCGCACCCATATCGCGGCCGCGCGCGAGACGGGCCTGCCGCTCGTCATCCATACCCGCGACGCCGACGCCGACTGCGCGGCGATTCTCGAGGAGGAGATGGGGAAGGGCGCCTTCCCGGCCCTGCTCCACTGTTTCACATCGAGCCGCCAACTCGCTGAAACCGCTGTCGGGCTCGGGCTCTACATCTCCTTTTCTGGCGTCGTGACCTTCAAGAATTCGGCGGAGCTGCGCGAGACGGCTAAGGCCGTGCCGCTCGAGCGAATGCTGGTCGAAACCGACGCGCCGTTCCTGGCGCCCGTGCCGCATCGGGGCAAGCGCAACGAGCCGGCCTTCGTCGCGGATACGGCGCGTTTGTTGGCCGAACTCAAGGGCGTATCGGAGGCCGACTTCGCCCGGGCGACGACCGAGAACGCGCTGCGGCTCTTCTCCAAAATGCCGCCGCTGGAGAAAGCGGCGTGA
- a CDS encoding class I SAM-dependent methyltransferase → MTDPARFVGDIPRHYDRGLGPILFDHYARDIAQRAALRAPRAVLEIAAGTGVVTRRLREVLHPQATLAATDLNAPMLEVAQDKFEPGEVEFSVADALALPFSDGAFDCLVCQFGHMFFPDRDAAHREAWRVLAPHGRYLFSVWDAPRYNPFSRIGLEAAAQFFPDDPPKFLEKPFSCPQIDPVKESLIAAGFTHIAVYVLPHLQEIPDVPAFARGLVFGSPLIEEIRARGGVEPEAVVERLAERFTEEFGSPARMPLQAILFDSVRG, encoded by the coding sequence ATGACCGACCCGGCCCGCTTCGTCGGGGACATCCCGCGCCATTACGACCGCGGCCTCGGCCCAATCCTTTTCGACCATTATGCGCGGGACATCGCGCAGCGGGCGGCGCTGCGGGCGCCGCGCGCCGTTCTGGAGATCGCGGCCGGGACGGGCGTCGTGACGCGCAGGCTGCGCGAGGTTTTGCATCCGCAGGCGACGCTCGCTGCAACGGATCTGAACGCGCCCATGCTGGAGGTCGCTCAGGACAAGTTCGAGCCTGGCGAGGTCGAGTTTTCCGTCGCCGATGCGCTGGCCCTGCCGTTTTCCGACGGCGCCTTCGACTGCCTTGTCTGCCAGTTCGGCCACATGTTCTTCCCCGACCGGGACGCGGCGCACCGGGAAGCCTGGCGTGTGCTTGCGCCGCATGGGCGCTACCTCTTCAGCGTATGGGACGCGCCCCGCTACAATCCGTTCTCGCGGATTGGGCTAGAGGCGGCGGCGCAATTCTTCCCGGACGATCCGCCGAAATTCCTCGAGAAGCCATTCTCCTGCCCGCAGATCGATCCCGTGAAAGAGTCGCTGATCGCGGCGGGCTTCACGCATATCGCCGTCTATGTCCTGCCGCATCTCCAGGAAATCCCCGACGTCCCCGCCTTCGCGCGGGGCCTCGTCTTCGGCAGCCCGTTGATCGAAGAGATACGCGCGCGCGGCGGGGTGGAGCCCGAGGCCGTCGTCGAGAGGCTCGCCGAGCGTTTCACCGAGGAATTCGGGAGCCCGGCACGAATGCCGTTGCAGGCCATTCTCTTCGACTCGGTGCGAGGGTGA